A single window of Colletotrichum destructivum chromosome 9, complete sequence DNA harbors:
- a CDS encoding Putative nucleophile aminohydrolase, gamma-glutamyltranspeptidase, small subunit gives MPLTSESLHSAQASEFAKYGSRRSVVHSTKGIVSCTQPLAAKCGIQVLQAGGNAADAAVAVAAGLNMTEPCSTGIGGDMFILFYDATTGNVSAMNGSGRSAKNATLDTIRRDLGVADGARGKIPMKSVHAVTVPGAAAGWVDTVDRFGSGNVSLEQVLAPAIELGEKGFPVSELTSHYWNTAEPQIREASPNFAEMLKKDPNAPDGVRAPNPGEIMKNPTLAQTFRALAKDGKKGFYTGRVAEELVSVVKSLGGHLELDDLAHHLEQGSEPVDPISLKFKPALKSTTNGHTNGHTNGHTNGHTNGHTNGHSNDGAVEVWEHPPNGQGIVALMALGIIQELQASGVVPAWSAEDHNTAPYLHVIIEALRLAFTDASWYVTDPNVVPVPSAGLISPEYSAARARLFKPDSAIRGDELRVGSPPGKQQHASPALQSSDTVYFTVSDEHGNAASFINSNYGGFGTCIIPRGCGFTLQNRGANFSLDADHPNRLAPRKRPYHTIIPAMATNQADGSLHSAFGVMGGFMQPQGHVQVLLGQLVAGLSPQQTLDAPRVCIVAGLPDRDDDFDWTVSVEEGMPDETVEGLRELGHKVEVVRGTERGMFGRGQIIRYTVDPVEGTGVWSAGSDPRGDGAAYPAL, from the exons ATGCCCCTCACCAGCGAGTCCCTCCACTCGGCGCAAGCGAGCGAGTTCGCAAAGTATGGCAGCCGCCGGAGCGTCGTCCACAGCACAAAGGGAATCGTGTCCTGCACCCAGCCGCTGGCCGCGAAATGCGGCATCCAGGTGCTCCAGGCCGGCGGTAATGCCGCC GACGCCGCCGTAGCAGTCG CCGCCGGCCTGAACATGACGGAGCCGTGCTCGACCGGAATCGGCGGCGACATGTTCATCCTCTTCTACGACGCCACCACCGGTAATGTCTCAGCCATGAACGGGTCCGGCCGCTCCGCCAAGAACGCCACCCTCGACACCATTCGCCGCGACcttggcgtcgccgacggcgcccgcGGCAAGATCCCCATGAAGAGCGTCcacgccgtcaccgtccccggtgccgccgccggctgggTCGACACCGTTGACCGcttcggcagcggcaacgtCTCGCTCGAGCAGGTCCTCGCCCCGGCcatcgagctcggcgagaagggcTTCCCCGTGTCGGAGCTGACAAGTCACTAC TGGAACACGGCGGAGCCCCAGATCAGGGAGGCGTCGCCCAACTTCGCCGAGATGCTCAAGAAGGATCCCAACGCGCCGGACGGCGTCAGGGCCCCTAACCCCGGCGAGATCATGAAGAATCCGACGCTGGCCCAGACCTTCCGAGCCCTtgccaaggacggcaagaagGGCTTCTACACgggccgcgtcgccgaggagctcgtcagcgtcgtcaagagcctcggcggccacctcgagctcgacgacctggcgCACCACCTCGAGCAGGGCAGCGAGCCCGTCGACCCCATCTCGCTCAAGTTTAAGCCCGCCCTCAAGAGCACGACGAACGGGCACACGAACGGGCACACGAACGGGCACACCAACGGGCACACCAACGGGCATACCAACGGCCACTCcaacgacggcgccgtggaGGTCTGGGAACACCCGCCCAACGGCCAGGGCATTGTCGCCCTCATGGCCCTCGGCATCATCCAGGAGCTTCAGGCGTCCGGCGTCGTGCCCGCTTGGTCCGCCGAGGACCACAACACGGCGCCCTACCTCCACGTCATCATCGAGGCCCTCCGCCTCGCCTTCACCGACGCGAGCTGGTACGTCACGGACCCCAACGTCGTCCCCGTGCCGTCCGCCGGCCTCATCTCGCCCGAGTACTcggccgcccgcgcccgcctcTTCAAGCCCGACAGCGCCATCCGCGGCGACGAGTTGCGCGTCGGCTCGCCGCCCggcaagcagcagcacgcCTCGCCGGCGCTGCAGAGCAGCGACACCGTCTACTTCACCGTCTCGGACGAGCACGGcaacgccgcctccttcatcAACAGCAActacggcggcttcggcacCTGCATCATCCCCCGCGGCTGCGGCTTCACGCTGCAGAACCGCGGCGCCAACTtcagcctcgacgccgaccaCCCGAACCGGCTCGCGCCGCGCAAGAGGCCCTACCACACCATCATCCCGGCCATGGCCACGAACCAGGCCGACGGGTCGCTGCACAGCGCCTTCGGCGTCATGGGCGGCTTCATGCAGCCGCAGGGCCACGTCCAGgtgctcctcggccagctggtGGCGGGTCTCTCGCCGCAGCAGACGCTCGACGCGCCGCGCGTGTGCATCGTCGCGGGCCTGCCCGACCGggacgacgacttcgacTGGACCGTgagcgtcgaggagggcatgCCCGATGAGACGGTCGAGGGCCTGCGGGAGCTGGGCCacaaggtcgaggtcgtccggGGGACCGAGAGGGGCATGTTCGGCCGTGGCCAGATCATCCGGTACACCGTCGATCCGGTCGAAGGGACCGGAGTGTGGTCTGCGGGTAGCGATccgcgcggcgacggcgcggcgtaCCCGGCGCTGTAG
- a CDS encoding Putative glutaredoxin, Thioredoxin-like superfamily, whose product MFSRTFLRSNFARQAVRPAARPIAFRAPLPFLTQHRLLSDETRQAIESAVGSAPVVLFMKGTPETPQCGFSRASIQILGLQGVDPSKFAAFNVLADPELRQGIKEFSDWPTIPQLYVDKEFVGGCDILVSMHQNGELAKLLEEKKVLAEAEAEKKE is encoded by the exons ATGTTCTCAAGGACGTTCCTTCGCTCA AATTTCGCCCGGCAGGCCGTCCGCCCGGCCGCGCGCCCGATCGCCTTCCGCgcacccctccccttccttaCCCAGCACCGCCTGCTCTCGGACGAGACGCGGCAGGCGATCGAGAGCGCTGTCGGCTCCGCGCCCGTTGTGCTCTTCATGAAGGGCACCCCCGAGACCCCGCAGTGCGGCTTCTCCCGCGCCTCGATCCAGATCCTCGGCCTCCAGGGCGTCGACCCCTCCAAgttcgccgccttcaacgTCCTGGCCGACCCGGAGCTGCGTCAAG GTATTAAGGAGTTCTCCGACTGGCCCACGATCCCCCAGCTCTACGTCGACAAGGAGttcgtcggcggctgcgacatcctcgtctccaTGCACCAGAACGGCGAGCTGGcgaagctgctcgaggagaagaaagtcctcgccgaggccgaggccgagaagaaggagtgA
- a CDS encoding Putative protein arginine N-methyltransferase SFM1, translating to MPGKTYIVEHLDPELGPWSELEYIAIAKETHAAAGTFLLSSLPAGFVAPDKLKQVPAFKAESRGVEELYAHDKSRVCLLDPAAASDLSPEDGEKFDAFLFGGILGDDPPRDRTSELRKKGFEGRRLGPTQMTTDTAVRVTRIVVEEKTPLDKIPYVTYPELKFSEHESTEMPFKYVTDKDGQPIMPEGMVDLIKKDADKAIDDLF from the exons ATGCCGGGCAAGACGTACATCGTCGAGCACCTCgacccggagctgggccCGTGGTCCGAACTCGAGtacatcgccatcgccaaagaaacccacgccgccgccggcactTTCCTGCTGTCCTCGCTGCCcgccggcttcgtcgccCCGGACAAGCTGAAGCAGGTGCCGGCCTTCAAGGCCGAGAGCCggggcgtcgaggagctctACGCCCACGACAAGTCCCGCGTGTGCCTCCTCGACCCAGCCGCTGCCAGCGACCTGAGCCCCGAGGACGGTGAAAAATTCGACGCCTTTCTCTTTGGCGGCATCCTGG GCGATGACCCCCCTCGCG ACCGCACCTCGGAGCTGAGGAAGAAGGGCTTCGAAGGCAGACGTTTGGGTCCCACGCAGATGACGACCGACACTGCCGTCCGCGTCACCAGaatcgtcgtcgaggagaaga CACCCCTGGACAAGATCCCTTATGTCACCTACCCCGAGCTGAAGTTCAGCGAGCATGAGAGCACCGAGATGCCCTTCAAGTACGTCAccgacaaggacggccaGCCCATCATGCCCGAG GGGATGGTCGACCTCATCAAGAAGGACGCCGACAAGGCGATTGACGACCTCTTTTAA
- a CDS encoding Putative peptidase S10, serine carboxypeptidase, serine carboxypeptidase, serine active, protein MAILSMVPALLLALASCTPAVAAQSASEYFVHDLPGAPKEPFIKMHAGHVEVTPEHNGNLFFWHFQNQHIANKQRTVIWLNGGPGCSSEDGALMEIGPYRLKDKEHLEYNNGSWNEFANLLFVDNPVGTGFSYVDTNSYLHELPEMADQFVQFLEKWFAMFPEYEQDDLYIAGESYAGQHIPYIAKHILERNKKPGTKTTWQLKGLIMGNAWISPKEQYDAYLKYAYEKKLIEKGSPVALNLEQQWRICRTSLAVGNTVDFSECETVLQNLLEQTAKVNSKGERECINMYDIRLRDTYPSCGMNWPPDLVNVTPYLRRADVVSALHINPQKSTGWSECSGAVGAAFRAQNSAPSRDFLPDLLKEVPVVLFSGAEDLICNHMGTEAMIGDMEWNGGKGFELTPGNWAPRRDWTVEGEPAGFWQEARNLTYILFYNSSHMVPFDYARRSRDMLDRVMQVDISSVGGMPVDSRLDGEQGPATSVGNIGNSTSADEETQKKLDDAKWKAYYRSGEIVLVIVIIAAGAWGWYIWRERSKRRGYAGIMGNTPPTTHRGTSRGLEGFRDRRTARDVEVGDFDESELDDLHVATPTTEMDKDRYSVGGDSDDEPHEKPSAANGSRSAR, encoded by the exons ATGGCTATCCTATCGATGGTGCCAGCGCTGCTTCTTGCGCTGGCATCATGCAccccggccgtcgccgcccagagcGCCTCCGAGTACTTCGTCCACGACCTGCCCGGCGCACCCAAGGAGCCCTTCATTAAGATGCACGCTGG ACACGTAGAAGTCACACCCGAACACAATGGcaacctcttcttctggcATTTCCAGAACCAGCACATCGCCAACAAGCAGCGCACCGTCATCTGGCTTAATGGCGGCCCGGGATGTAGTtccgaagacggcgccctcATGGAGATCGGCCCCTACCgcctcaaggacaaggagcaTCTCGAGTACAACAACGGCTCCTGGAACGAGTTCGCCAACCTGCTCTTCGTTGACAACCCTGTCGGCACCGGTTTCAGCTATGTCGACACCAACAGCTACCTGCACGAGCTACCCGAGATGGCCGATCAATTTGTCCAGTTTCTCGAGAAATGGTTCGCCATGTTCCCCGAATACGAGCAAGACGAC CTTTACATTGCAGGTGAATCCTATGCCGGCCAGCACATCCCATACATAGCGAAGCACATCCTTGAGAGGAACAAGAAACCAGGAACCAAGACCACATGGCAGCTGAAGGGTCTGATCATGGGCAATGCATGGATCTCTCCCAAGGAGCAATACGACGCCTACCTCAAGTACGCAtacgagaagaagctcatcgAGAAGGGCTCTCCCGTCGCACTCAACCTGGAGCAGCAGTGGCGCATCTGTCGCACATCGCTAGCTGTCGGCAACACAGTCGACTTCTCTGAGTGCGAGACTGTTCTGCAGAACCTGCTCGAGCAGACGGCCAAGGTCAACTCCAAGGGTGAGCGCGAGTGCATCAACATGTACGACATTCGCCTGCGCGACACCTACCCCTCGTGCGGTATGAACTGGCCCCCAGACCTGGTCAACGTGACGCCGTACCTCCGCAGAGCCGATGTGGTCAGCGCCCTGCACATCAACCCCCAGAAGAGCACGGGCTGGAGCGAGTGCAGcggagccgtcggcgccgcttTCCGCGCTCAGAactcggcgccatcgagagACTTCCTGCCCGATCTTCTCAAGGAGGTACCGgtcgtcctcttctctggcgccgaggaccttATCTGCAACCACATGGGAACGGAGGCCATGATTGGCGACATGGAATGgaacggcggcaagggcttcGAGCTCACGCCCGGCAACTGGGCCCCGCGCCGCGACTGGACCGTTGAGGGCGAACCTGCCGGTTTCTGGCAAGAGGCCCGCAACCTCACCTACATCCTCTTCTACAACTCATCCCACATGGTGCCCTTCGACTACGCCCGTCGCAGTCGTGACATGCTTGACCGCGTCATGCAGGTCGATATCAGCTCCGTCGGTGGCATGCCCGTCGACTCCCGCCTTGACGGCGAACAGGGCCCCGCCACGTCGGTCGGCAACATCGGCAACAGCACttccgccgacgaggagacgcagaagaagctggacgacgccaagtGGAAGGCGTACTACCGCTCTGGCGAGAttgtcctcgtcatcgtcatcattgccgccggcgcctggGGCTGGTACATCTGGCGCGAGCGCAGCAAGCGCAGGGGCTACGCCGGCATCATGGGAAACACGCCGCCGACCACCCATCGCGGCACCTcgcgcggcctcgagggctTCCGTGATAGGCGGACCGCACGGGACGTCGAGGTGGGCGATTTTGACGAGAGCGAGCTGGACGACTTGCACgtggcgacgccgacaacAGAGATGGACAAGGACCGCTACAGCGTCGGGGgggacagcgacgacgagccgcACGAGAAGCCCTCGGCAGCGAACGGAAGCCGCTCGGCGCGGTGA
- a CDS encoding Putative Fe-S cluster assembly protein Dre2 translates to MAPSVVTLDTTSDFDFTPSSVTTATTTPAKRTLLLAPPSIASHPHKLQTLLASHDRATTDLQMLDRLSAGHVSLPQSAYDLVLVLTDADGSRVESTRLLSARAVLSAVAESLKPSAQLKAQDGGNLANDPTVAREAVLAGLVAAAGSFTKPDYDEDQVVTLSFGRKKAAPQSNGAVSLGSKTATAPPVSAPPAGVGFVDFSDDLDMDDDDDLIDEDTLLTDADLSRPLNIPPECAPKAGKRRRACKDCTCGLAERIAAEDAAARASADKALEAVKLGADDLAEVDFTVQGKVGSCGNCALGDAFRCDGCPYIGLPPFKPGEEVRILNNDIQL, encoded by the exons ATGGCGCCCTCCGTCGTTACCCTCGACACCACCTCCGACTTCGACTTTACCCCCTCCTCTGTCACAACCGCCACGACAACACCTGCGAAGCgcaccctcctcctcgcccccccctccataGCCTCCCACCCCCACAAGCTCCAGACCCTTCTGGCCTCCCACGATCGCGCCACCACAGACCTGCAGATGCTCGACCGCCTCTCGGCCGGCCACGTCTCCCTGCCCCAGTCCGCCtacgacctcgtcctcgtcctcaccgacgccgacggttCCCGAGTCGAGTCCACCCGCCTTCTCTCTGCCCGCGCCgtgctctcggccgtcgccgaatCCCTCAAGCCATCCGCGCAGCTGAAGGCCCAGGATGGCGGCAACCTCGCCAACGACCCGACCGTCGCGCGCGAGGCCGTTCTCGCTGGTTTGGTCGCCGCTGCTGGGAGCTTCACGAAGCCCGATTACGACGAGGACCAGGTCGTTACATTGAGTTTCGgaaggaagaaggcggcACCGCAGTCCAACGGCGCCGTGTCGCTGGGGAGCAAGACTGCCACTGCGCCCCCCGTTTCAGCGCCCCCCGCTGGCGTGGGCTTCGTCGACTTTAGCGATGATCTCGAtatggacgacgacgacgacctcatcgacgaggatACCCTTCTTACAGATGCGGATCTCTCGCGTCCCCTCAACATCC CCCCCGAATGTGCCCCCAAAGCCGGAaagcgccgccgcgcttGCAAGGACTGTACctgcggcctcgccgagcgcATAGCCGCtgaggacgccgccgcccgtgcttccgccgacaaggccctcgaggccgtcaagcttggcgccgacgacctcgccgaggttgaCTTCACCGTCCAGGGCAAGGTCGGCTCTTGCGGCAACtgcgccctcggcgacgccttTCGCTGCGACGGCTGCCCCTACATCGGACTGCCGCCCTTCAAgcccggcgaggaggtgCGCATCCTCAACAACGATATCCAGCTGTAG